Below is a genomic region from Citrobacter europaeus.
TCCCGACCAGACCGATGGGCATCATGCTCAGAGACATCACCAGCAGCCCGGCCATCAGGCGATGCTCAAGGCGAAAGCGTTTTTCACTCCAGCGAGCAATCGGGTAGAGCAACGTTAAAGAGAGGCACGCCTCGATGGCGTACATCCATTTTACAGCAGCCGGTGAGCCAGCGATGTCGTTCACCATGATTGGCAGCATCAGCATCACCTGCACTGCCAGCATGTAATAGCCTGCCAGCGTCAGCACATAGGTGACAAAGCGCTTGTCATGCATGACATGGCTCATCCCTTCGCGCACCGGTATTTTTACCGTCGACAGCTTCCATGCCGGGAGCAGCCAGGCGTTAAACGCCGCGCACAGAACGAATAAAATTGCGCCGGTGGCACATACCAGACGAAAATCGTATTGCAATAACCAACTGCCGAGCAACGCGCCGACCACGGCCCCGGCGCTATCCTGCATCATCAGAATAGAGAAAAAACGCCCGCGCTTTTCCGGGCGGATCAGTTTGACCACCAGCGCCGAGCGGGGAGGGTCGAACAGCGTACCGCCCAGCCCGGAAAGAAAGCAGGAAAACCACAGCAGCCACGGCTCATGAGCAATGCCCATGGTGGCAAATCCGGCAGCGCGCATCAGCATGCCGGTGACGATCATTGGTTTGGCGCCGAAACGGTCCGCAATAGCGCCGCCGAAAATACCCAACCCCTGCTGGATAAATTGACGTAATCCAAGTGCGATACCGACCATCACGGCAGCCCAGCCCATTTGGTCGACGAAACGAATTGAGATCAGCGGGAAAACGACGAAGAAACCCAGCACGACCAGCATATTATCGATGAGAAGGAAGTATTTACCCAGGTTCCTTGCCTGCGAGACTTGCGACATTTCCCCTCCAGGGAAAAACTCGTCACTCTGGATAGAGTTTAAAAGATAAGCACCTCCTATTCTGCGGTGTCGTCATCGCTTTTCCCACCCTTCGCGGGACAATATTTTTTTATCAAAAGTCCGTCTTGATAGAGAGTTTTCATCAAAATGTGTGAATAATTCAAAAAATGGCATTTTGCTCTTTTCACAGGGTGTATTCGCACAGGTATAGTAATGCGAATAGCGTATTGAAGACGTTACGGGAAGGAGTAGGTATAGAATGTTTGGCTATCGCAGTAACGTGCCAAAAGTGCGCTTAACCACGGACCGCCTGGTCGTGCGTTTGGTGCATGAGCGTGATGCCTGGCGTCTGGCAGATTATTACGCAGAAAATCGTCATTTCTTAAAACCCTGGGAACCCATTCGCGATGAAAGCCACTGCTATCCGTCCGGCTGGCAGGCGCGTCTGAGTATGATCTCTGAGTTTCATAAACAAGGCACCGCATATTACTTTGCGCTGCTTGATCCGGAAGAAAAAGAAATTATCGGCGTTGCTAACTTCTCGAACGTGGTGCGGGGATCCTTCCACGCCTGCTATCTCGGTTACTCCATTGCGCAGAAGTGGCAGGGACAGGGACTGATGTATGAAGCCTTAACGTCGGCCATCCGTTATATGCAGCGTACGCAGCACATTCACCGCATTATGGCTAACTACATGCCACATAATAAACGCAGCGGTGACCTGCTGGCGCGACTGGGTTTTGAAAAAGAAGGATATGCTAAAGACTACCTGCTGATTGACGGGCAGTGGCGCGATCACGTGCTGACGGCGTTGACGACATCAGAATGGACCCCCGGCCGCTAAGTTTCAGATGCAGCCATGATTAATGGAGAAGACGATGAAATACGAATTAACCGCCACCGAAGCACGAGTGATTGGCTGTTTATTAGAAAAACAAGTGACTACGCCTGAACAGTATCCGCTCTCCGTAAACGGAGTGGTAACCGCCTGCAACCAAAAAACGAATCGTGAACCGGTGATGAACCTGTCGGAATCGGAAGTACAGGATCAGCTTGATAACCTCGTGAAACGGCATTTCCTGCGCACGGTAAGCGGTTTCGGCAATCGCGTCACGAAATATGAGCAGCGGTTCTGCAATTCGGAGTTTGGTAATCTTAAACTCAGCGCGGGGGAAGTGGCGCTCATCACCACGCTGTTGCTGCGCGGCGCCCAAACGCCGGGTGAACTGCGTAGCCGCGCATCCCGTATGTACGAATTCAGTGACATGGCCGAAGTGGAGTCGACGCTGGAGAAGCTGGCGACCCGGGAAGATGGTCCTTATGTCATTCGCCTGGCGCGCGAGCCGGGCAAACGGGAAAGCCGTTATATGCACCTGTTTTGTGGTGACGTTGATGAAGCAATTGCCGCGG
It encodes:
- the mdtH gene encoding multidrug efflux MFS transporter MdtH; protein product: MSQVSQARNLGKYFLLIDNMLVVLGFFVVFPLISIRFVDQMGWAAVMVGIALGLRQFIQQGLGIFGGAIADRFGAKPMIVTGMLMRAAGFATMGIAHEPWLLWFSCFLSGLGGTLFDPPRSALVVKLIRPEKRGRFFSILMMQDSAGAVVGALLGSWLLQYDFRLVCATGAILFVLCAAFNAWLLPAWKLSTVKIPVREGMSHVMHDKRFVTYVLTLAGYYMLAVQVMLMLPIMVNDIAGSPAAVKWMYAIEACLSLTLLYPIARWSEKRFRLEHRLMAGLLVMSLSMMPIGLVGNLQQLFTLICTFYIGSIIAEPARETLSASLANARARGSYMGFSRLGLAIGGAIGYVGGGWLFDMGKALAQPELPWMMLGIIGFITFLALGWQFSLKRPTRGMLEPDA
- the rimJ gene encoding ribosomal protein S5-alanine N-acetyltransferase, translated to MFGYRSNVPKVRLTTDRLVVRLVHERDAWRLADYYAENRHFLKPWEPIRDESHCYPSGWQARLSMISEFHKQGTAYYFALLDPEEKEIIGVANFSNVVRGSFHACYLGYSIAQKWQGQGLMYEALTSAIRYMQRTQHIHRIMANYMPHNKRSGDLLARLGFEKEGYAKDYLLIDGQWRDHVLTALTTSEWTPGR
- a CDS encoding YceH family protein, whose amino-acid sequence is MKYELTATEARVIGCLLEKQVTTPEQYPLSVNGVVTACNQKTNREPVMNLSESEVQDQLDNLVKRHFLRTVSGFGNRVTKYEQRFCNSEFGNLKLSAGEVALITTLLLRGAQTPGELRSRASRMYEFSDMAEVESTLEKLATREDGPYVIRLAREPGKRESRYMHLFCGDVDEAIAAADEPPVATGDLQARVEALESEVAELKQRLDSLLAHLGD